Genomic segment of Vicinamibacteria bacterium:
CACGAGTGCGTAGACCAATCCATCGGCAACGTTCTTCAGCGTCGTGCTCCACGATCGGCCCATCCAGATGGAAGCAACCGGCTGTGCGCCCGCGTGACCGAGAAACGCCGCCGTGCCCGCGAACCGGAACACGCTGAGATAGGCTGTGCCCGGGGCGAGTATGCGCCCGGTGAGATAGGCGACGACGACGCCGAGCGCCACGCAGTACAGGAACCACTGAGCCAGGTGCTTTCCCATCACCGGAGGCCCGCTGGGAAGGACGGTCACGATTCCCACCGGCCCCCTCTTGTACTTCTCCTGCATTTCCGGCGAGCTCATCTCTTTGTGGCTCGCGGGACAGGGGAAGATGTAGTCACCGGGGGAAACGTTCTCCTTCCGCACCGCTTCCAGGAGTCTCTCCTCGTTCGGAAGCTTCTTGAAATCCGTCCGGTGATAGGCCAGCACCATGTGGATCACCGAGCTGACGACGAATACGAGCATCGCGGACAGTAGAATCGGAAGCCACAAGGACGTTATGGGAACCATGCTCTCCCTCCCGGCTGCGCACGATACTCGAAGTACGTGATGCGGGACAATCGCGCTTCCCGGTAACGCAATCGTTTGCGACGCAGCTCCCATCCGGAAAGCGTGCGTCAGTGGGCTTCGAGGGCTCGCTCCACGATTCGCTCGAGGGAGTCGTCTCGATAATCGTGAACTCGTTTTCCGTTGATGAAGAAAGTGGGCGTGCCAGTCACTCCGAGCTCCTGGGCTTCGGAAATGTCGTGCCCGATCGCTTCCCGCGTCGATTCCGACTCCATGCAGTCCTCGAGCTCTCCGAGGTCGAGGTCGAGCTCACGAGCAACCTGCAGGATCACGCCTTCGTCGATCTTCGGGGCGAGGAACAGCCGGTCGTGAACTTCCCAGAAGAGATCCCTCTCCCGAAGCCCGGCGCAGCGGGCAAGAAGCGCGGCTCGGCAGGCGTTCGCGTGGAGCTGGCGCTGCATCGTGGGGTTGCACGCCTGGTCGAGGGGAAGGTTCTTGAAGACCAGTTTGACGTCGTCTCCGAACCGGTCTCGTACCCGCTTGACCGAGGACGACGCCGTGCGGCAGTAAGGACATTCGAAATCGGTGAACTCGACGATCGTGACGGGTGCGTCGTCCGGCCCCAGTACGAAATCCCGATCGGGCGACCAGGAGACTTCCTGTGGCTCGGCCTCCTCCCACCGCTCGAGCGCCACTTCCGAAATCGGCTCTTCGGCCCCGGCCGTTCCTTCCGGGAGAGATCGCCATAGCAGGGCGAGGACGAGCAAGAGACCCAGCCCGGCGAAAGGCAGCACCGCCAGAATAAACGGCTCCTCTTTGTCCCGATTCTTTCGAGCCATTCTATCCATGCGCAGCGCGGCTGTCCGGAGTGCCTCTTGCA
This window contains:
- a CDS encoding thioredoxin domain-containing protein, whose protein sequence is MARKNRDKEEPFILAVLPFAGLGLLLVLALLWRSLPEGTAGAEEPISEVALERWEEAEPQEVSWSPDRDFVLGPDDAPVTIVEFTDFECPYCRTASSSVKRVRDRFGDDVKLVFKNLPLDQACNPTMQRQLHANACRAALLARCAGLRERDLFWEVHDRLFLAPKIDEGVILQVARELDLDLGELEDCMESESTREAIGHDISEAQELGVTGTPTFFINGKRVHDYRDDSLERIVERALEAH